The following is a genomic window from Deltaproteobacteria bacterium.
TGAGCAGCGTAGCCACCGATGTTTTAATACTCCGTATGGTAAAAACAGTATACCATCTCCATGCGCAAGCCTTGTGAATCAAATTCAGGTGCTTTTGGAATAGAAACAAGCCTCTGTACACCCCTCATCGCGGTAACTGCTGCTGATAAGGCATCGAGAATATCGTCTTTTGCCACTTCATTGCGCCTGTAAGCGGATAAGGCATATCTTATTATATCATCTGTCCGAGGATAAAGGGATTGCAGTACCTTCGTGCGTTCCAATAGTCCTTCGCGTTTCTTTTTCGAGTGCTTCATCGGATGGCCAGCCAGTGCCCAAAAGCATATCTCTGGATGTATCTCTCTGATACGTGATCTGGCAGATTCGTCGTTGGAGAGAAGGATATCTACTTCACAAATTTTAGGGATTATATTCCAGGTCTGAAGGGATAATCCCCTTCCTGTCATCTGTTTATTGATATTGTTAGCCTCCTCATAGGTCTTAGCAGAGATTGACGCTCTGCATGGTGCTGGGAACACACTGGATCGTCGCTTAGGACCAAGTATTTTTCGGGCTTCGATATCGCAAATGCGTTCTTCAGTGCCTCTATCTCGTAGACCAATGGG
Proteins encoded in this region:
- a CDS encoding DUF429 domain-containing protein, with protein sequence MLVGADGCKAGWFTVLVMEDNDWEVDVFPDVSSLWNKYSSASVILLDVPIGLRDRGTEERICDIEARKILGPKRRSSVFPAPCRASISAKTYEEANNINKQMTGRGLSLQTWNIIPKICEVDILLSNDESARSRIREIHPEICFWALAGHPMKHSKKKREGLLERTKVLQSLYPRTDDIIRYALSAYRRNEVAKDDILDALSAAVTAMRGVQRLVSIPKAPEFDSQGLRMEMVYCFYHTEY